Proteins encoded by one window of Sorangium aterium:
- a CDS encoding OmpA family protein, which yields MAFAVSLLAANAGCAVEPQQQTAKAPAPPPAPPPPAPPAPPPDADADGVLDDGTDKCVAEKEDGLPPDAKDGCKSTDPDGDGFVADADKCPTEAEVKNGYKDDDGCPDVPPVAVLGNEVKLNEKIAFVAGKPDIEPASQGLLANIAQVLKDHPQIQFVEVAAYSEKLANDAAAVTLTKKRAEAVVKALTALGVEKNRVRAAGYGAHCATDPGETEEAKEKNRRVEIKIMRLDGKDTGVELACAAAATKGLKPAGVPATAPKGAAKASDAKPVDPKAAAKPAEAKPAAAPAAPAPAAAPPAAAQPAAAPAAAAPAAAKPGDTKPAAAKPADTKPAETKPASVK from the coding sequence ATGGCATTCGCAGTGTCGCTGCTCGCGGCGAACGCCGGCTGCGCGGTCGAGCCCCAGCAGCAGACCGCGAAGGCGCCGGCACCGCCGCCCGCGCCGCCGCCGCCTGCGCCGCCTGCGCCGCCCCCTGACGCGGACGCGGATGGGGTGCTCGACGATGGCACCGACAAGTGCGTCGCCGAGAAGGAAGACGGCCTGCCGCCCGACGCCAAGGACGGCTGCAAGTCGACCGACCCGGACGGAGACGGCTTCGTTGCCGACGCCGACAAGTGCCCGACCGAGGCCGAGGTCAAGAACGGCTACAAGGACGACGACGGTTGTCCTGACGTCCCGCCGGTCGCCGTGCTCGGCAACGAGGTGAAGCTCAACGAGAAGATCGCCTTTGTCGCCGGCAAGCCCGATATCGAGCCCGCCTCGCAGGGACTCCTCGCGAACATCGCGCAGGTCCTCAAGGACCATCCGCAGATCCAGTTCGTCGAGGTCGCGGCCTACTCCGAGAAGCTCGCCAACGACGCCGCCGCCGTGACGCTCACGAAGAAGCGCGCCGAGGCGGTGGTGAAGGCGCTCACCGCGCTCGGGGTCGAGAAGAACCGCGTGCGGGCCGCCGGCTACGGGGCGCACTGCGCGACCGATCCGGGCGAGACCGAGGAGGCGAAGGAGAAGAATCGCCGCGTCGAGATCAAGATCATGCGGCTCGACGGCAAGGACACCGGCGTCGAGCTCGCCTGCGCCGCGGCCGCCACCAAGGGCCTCAAGCCGGCCGGCGTGCCCGCGACCGCGCCGAAGGGCGCCGCGAAGGCCTCCGACGCGAAGCCGGTGGACCCGAAGGCCGCCGCCAAGCCCGCGGAGGCGAAGCCCGCCGCTGCGCCTGCCGCACCGGCGCCCGCCGCTGCGCCGCCGGCCGCTGCGCAGCCCGCCGCCGCGCCTGCCGCCGCCGCGCCCGCCGCTGCGAAGCCCGGGGACACGAAGCCGGCCGCTGCGAAGCCTGCGGACACGAAGCCGGCCGAGACGAAGCCTGCCAGCGTGAAGTAG
- a CDS encoding type II toxin-antitoxin system Phd/YefM family antitoxin, which translates to MAISPEDIVPLSQAEARLTELADEVRAGHEKILTRNGEGYIALVDARRLDHYHRLEREHIHLTLLEEVDRGLDDIEAGRTMSVEELRAKYRR; encoded by the coding sequence ATGGCGATTTCTCCCGAGGACATCGTTCCGCTGAGCCAGGCGGAGGCCCGGCTCACGGAGCTCGCAGACGAGGTTCGCGCGGGTCACGAGAAGATCCTCACGCGGAACGGGGAGGGGTACATCGCCCTCGTCGACGCACGCAGGCTGGACCACTATCACCGCCTCGAACGCGAGCACATTCACCTCACGCTCCTGGAGGAGGTGGATCGGGGCCTCGACGATATCGAGGCCGGGCGCACGATGAGTGTGGAGGAGCTCCGCGCCAAGTACCGCCGATGA
- a CDS encoding type II toxin-antitoxin system RelE/ParE family toxin — protein MSRRATVRVTENFERNLDEIRRFLEEAGLSSAFGDLLDLVFEDVIPSLEVSPLLGFDFLARAPQSAEVEARILALKRRLGSDSSLREYIAGEYLLLYALSGERIHLLAIKHHRQLSFDLQALWRR, from the coding sequence ATGAGCCGCCGCGCCACTGTTCGGGTCACCGAGAACTTCGAGCGGAACCTGGACGAGATCCGGCGGTTTCTGGAGGAGGCGGGGCTCTCTTCCGCTTTCGGCGATCTTCTGGATCTCGTCTTCGAGGACGTGATCCCGAGCCTGGAAGTCTCGCCCCTGCTCGGATTCGACTTCCTTGCGCGTGCGCCACAGTCCGCGGAGGTCGAGGCGCGGATCCTGGCGCTGAAGCGCCGCCTCGGCTCCGACTCGTCGCTGCGGGAGTACATCGCTGGTGAGTACCTGTTGCTCTACGCGCTCAGCGGTGAGCGGATCCATCTGCTGGCCATCAAGCACCATCGCCAGCTCTCGTTCGATTTGCAGGCGCTCTGGCGCCGGTGA
- a CDS encoding ABC transporter substrate-binding protein, with translation MQRASERRGAGGAGGGGSVGCGARGAAAALGLVILALSACSEGEGGYAGTTARVGKDTETLYINNGSEPEYLDPGKSNDSASSTLVQQMFEGLTTYGAGDLRPVQGVATHWEQSDDNRLFRFHLRPEARWSDGKPVTAHDFEYAWKRVLRPSTASLAATNLYVLKNGELFSLGKLKALREAAPLRAAPRPDAPSALDLPKGAFVVVLARSPIQVDTAIAPLAALPEGSAAVTFAKGDAKGGAGDRLSFGAAGGGSAGGGAAGGDAAAGGAAPLGSAPGGGWQGAVVDIVRVGPPCKCNGAADRWFEIERGGARGFLPGCALVPPAGNGNPGKESAGGAPRSEAYAVVTPHTSLPTYEPAAPPSGSAAQGDPPVGFVPDALLVEDDGAVGVRATDDLTLDVQLEQPTPYFTDLTSYVTLFPVRKDVIEAFEKRGEPELWFRPENIVVNGPYTLDEWKFRYEITMKRNPMYWNHDKLKIHRVVWLEVELYNATMNIYKAGDLDYLGDNTSLPAEHMDWLSTKRDFQRYPYLSIYWFEFNTKKPPVDDARVRWALNLAVDKRQIVEKVTRAGQMPATHYVPDYTGSGYDEAVAEDRKLGVDPFSSPDVSFNPERARAMLAEAGYEVVREGDGYRAKSFPALELLYNTSEGHKQIAVAVQDMWKRHLGISVTLRNEEWKVMLKNVRDGHYQVVRFGWIGEYNHPATWLGTLLSYSPQNRTGWADQEFDDLMRAAAATADPKESIRAFRKAEKRALDGMPKLPLYFYTKSTLVKPWVKGFKGNSRGLQLVKWLWNDPSWRDNPSNETASPELEFPTPGRLGAP, from the coding sequence ATGCAACGGGCTTCGGAGCGACGAGGTGCCGGCGGCGCGGGGGGCGGCGGGAGCGTCGGTTGCGGGGCGCGCGGCGCCGCCGCGGCGCTCGGGCTCGTGATCCTCGCGCTCTCGGCGTGCAGCGAGGGCGAAGGCGGGTATGCCGGGACGACCGCGCGCGTCGGCAAGGACACAGAGACGCTCTACATCAACAACGGCAGCGAGCCCGAGTACCTGGATCCAGGGAAATCCAACGACTCGGCGAGCTCCACGCTCGTGCAGCAGATGTTCGAGGGGCTGACGACCTACGGCGCCGGCGACCTCCGCCCGGTGCAGGGGGTCGCGACCCACTGGGAGCAGAGCGACGACAACCGGCTCTTCCGGTTCCACCTGCGGCCGGAGGCGCGCTGGTCGGACGGCAAGCCGGTGACGGCGCACGACTTCGAGTACGCGTGGAAGCGGGTGCTGCGCCCCTCCACGGCCTCGCTCGCCGCGACGAACCTCTACGTCCTGAAGAACGGCGAGCTGTTCAGCCTCGGCAAGCTCAAGGCGCTGCGGGAGGCCGCGCCCCTCCGCGCGGCCCCCCGGCCCGACGCGCCGTCCGCGCTCGATCTGCCGAAGGGGGCGTTCGTCGTGGTGCTGGCGCGCTCGCCGATCCAGGTGGACACAGCGATCGCGCCCCTCGCGGCGCTGCCGGAGGGCTCCGCCGCCGTGACGTTCGCGAAGGGCGACGCGAAGGGCGGCGCAGGCGATCGGCTCTCGTTCGGCGCAGCGGGAGGCGGCTCAGCAGGAGGCGGCGCGGCAGGGGGCGACGCGGCCGCTGGCGGCGCGGCGCCGCTCGGCTCGGCGCCCGGCGGCGGCTGGCAGGGCGCCGTCGTCGACATCGTCCGCGTGGGCCCGCCGTGCAAGTGCAACGGCGCCGCCGACCGGTGGTTCGAGATCGAGCGGGGCGGCGCGCGCGGCTTCCTCCCGGGCTGCGCGCTCGTCCCCCCCGCGGGCAACGGCAACCCGGGCAAGGAGAGCGCGGGCGGCGCGCCGCGGTCGGAGGCGTACGCCGTCGTCACGCCGCACACGAGCCTCCCCACGTACGAACCCGCGGCGCCGCCCTCCGGCAGCGCCGCGCAAGGCGACCCCCCCGTGGGCTTCGTGCCCGACGCGCTGCTCGTCGAGGACGACGGCGCTGTCGGCGTCCGGGCAACGGACGACCTGACGCTCGACGTGCAGCTGGAACAGCCCACGCCCTACTTCACCGATCTCACCAGCTACGTGACGCTCTTCCCCGTGCGCAAGGACGTGATCGAGGCGTTCGAGAAGCGCGGCGAGCCCGAGCTCTGGTTCCGCCCCGAGAACATCGTGGTCAACGGCCCTTACACGCTCGATGAGTGGAAGTTCCGTTACGAGATCACGATGAAGCGGAATCCGATGTACTGGAACCACGACAAGCTGAAGATCCACCGCGTCGTGTGGCTGGAGGTCGAGCTCTACAACGCCACGATGAACATCTACAAGGCGGGGGATCTCGACTACCTGGGCGACAACACCTCGCTGCCCGCCGAGCACATGGACTGGCTGTCGACCAAGCGGGATTTCCAGCGGTACCCGTACCTCTCCATCTACTGGTTCGAGTTCAACACGAAGAAGCCGCCGGTCGACGACGCCCGCGTCCGCTGGGCGCTCAACCTCGCGGTCGACAAGCGGCAGATCGTCGAGAAGGTCACGCGGGCGGGGCAGATGCCGGCCACGCACTACGTCCCGGACTACACAGGATCGGGCTATGACGAGGCGGTCGCCGAGGACAGGAAGCTCGGGGTCGATCCGTTCTCGTCGCCGGACGTCTCGTTCAACCCCGAGCGCGCCCGCGCGATGCTCGCCGAGGCGGGGTACGAGGTCGTCCGGGAGGGCGACGGGTACCGGGCGAAGAGCTTCCCGGCGCTCGAGCTCCTCTACAACACGAGCGAGGGCCACAAGCAGATCGCTGTCGCGGTCCAGGACATGTGGAAGCGTCACCTCGGCATCTCGGTCACGCTGCGGAACGAGGAGTGGAAGGTGATGCTCAAGAACGTGCGCGACGGTCACTACCAGGTCGTGCGGTTCGGCTGGATCGGCGAGTACAACCACCCGGCGACGTGGCTCGGCACGCTGCTCTCGTACAGCCCGCAGAACCGGACCGGATGGGCCGACCAGGAGTTCGACGATCTGATGCGCGCCGCCGCGGCGACGGCCGATCCGAAGGAGAGCATCCGCGCGTTCCGCAAGGCGGAGAAGCGGGCCCTCGACGGCATGCCCAAGCTGCCGCTCTACTTCTACACGAAGTCGACGCTGGTGAAGCCGTGGGTCAAGGGGTTCAAGGGCAACTCGCGCGGCCTTCAGCTCGTCAAGTGGCTGTGGAACGACCCGAGCTGGCGCGACAACCCGTCGAACGAGACCGCGTCTCCGGAGCTCGAGTTCCCGACGCCGGGGCGGCTCGGCGCGCCCTGA
- the galE gene encoding UDP-glucose 4-epimerase GalE: MSKTILVTGGAGYIGSHTCVELLHAGYRVVILDNLCNSRKAAVERVERIAGKPVTFIQGDIRDAALLDRLLTEHPIDATIHFAGLKAVGESVEKPLSYYENNVAGTVCLLKALDARGARKLVFSSSATVYGDPERVPLDEGSRLGPTNPYGQSKFMVEQILRDVAATGGWSLGSLRYFNPVGAHESGLIGEDPNGIPNNLTPFITQVLVGRRDKLRVFGGDWPTPDGTGVRDYIHVVDLALGHLAALNRIFTVGDSFTVNLGTGRGHSVLEMVAAFEKVSGRRVAHEIVARRPGDVASVYADPARAVKLLGWRAERDLETMCRDSWRWQEQNPKGFAD, from the coding sequence ATGAGCAAGACGATCCTGGTCACCGGAGGCGCGGGCTACATCGGCTCGCACACCTGCGTGGAGCTCCTCCACGCGGGCTACCGGGTGGTGATCCTCGACAACCTCTGCAACAGCCGCAAGGCGGCGGTGGAGCGGGTGGAGCGGATCGCCGGGAAGCCGGTGACATTCATCCAGGGCGACATCCGCGACGCGGCGCTCCTGGATCGGCTGCTCACCGAGCACCCGATCGACGCGACGATCCACTTCGCGGGGCTGAAGGCCGTCGGCGAGTCGGTCGAGAAGCCGCTCTCGTACTACGAGAACAACGTCGCGGGGACCGTGTGCCTGCTCAAGGCGCTCGACGCGCGGGGCGCGCGAAAGCTGGTGTTCAGCTCGTCCGCCACCGTCTACGGCGATCCCGAGCGCGTGCCGCTCGACGAGGGGAGCCGGCTCGGGCCGACCAACCCCTACGGGCAGTCCAAGTTCATGGTGGAGCAGATCCTCCGCGACGTGGCGGCCACCGGGGGCTGGTCGCTCGGGTCGCTGCGCTACTTCAACCCCGTGGGCGCCCACGAGAGCGGGCTCATCGGGGAGGATCCGAACGGGATCCCGAACAACCTCACGCCGTTCATCACCCAGGTCCTCGTGGGGCGGCGCGACAAGCTCCGGGTGTTCGGGGGCGACTGGCCGACGCCGGACGGCACCGGCGTGCGCGACTACATCCACGTGGTCGACCTCGCGCTCGGGCACCTCGCCGCCCTGAACCGCATCTTCACCGTCGGCGATAGCTTCACCGTCAACCTCGGCACCGGGCGGGGACACTCCGTGCTGGAGATGGTCGCCGCGTTCGAGAAGGTCAGCGGGAGGCGCGTCGCCCACGAGATCGTGGCGCGCCGCCCCGGGGACGTTGCCTCGGTGTACGCGGATCCGGCGCGCGCGGTGAAGCTCCTCGGCTGGCGCGCGGAGCGAGATCTCGAGACCATGTGCCGCGACAGCTGGCGCTGGCAGGAGCAGAACCCGAAGGGGTTCGCCGATTAG
- a CDS encoding peptide ABC transporter substrate-binding protein, with the protein MPSRRCGALLLAALSCPLAACAGEAEGYVGTTARVGKDVTTFYVNNADEPEYLDPGKAADTVSMTLLHQMFEGLTSYAPGDLHAAQGVATRWERSDDNRFFRFHLRPEARWSDGKPVTAHDFEYAWKRVLRPSTASLAATNLHVLKNGELFNLGKLKALREDATLRRAPRPDAPPALSLPRGAFVVVLGQSPARVTSAVAPLAAPPPGVTSVTYAEPDEATGVGERLSFDAAGAAPPPAPRDATPGGGWRGAEVALLAAGPPVACNGAADRWFEIEGPAGRGFLPGCLLAPVDAAAYALVAPHADLPTYDPAAPRRDAPPSGSGGATGFVASSSLVEDDAAVGVRARDDLTLDVELEKPTPYFTDLTSFVTLFPVRRDVVEPFEARGEPELWFRPENIVVNGPYRLDEWKFRYEITMDRNPLYWGHDALRIHRIVWMEIAQYNATLQLYKAGDIDYLGDNCELPYDHLGWLSGKKDLRRTEFLSTVYYELNTRKPPVDDPRVRWALNLAIDKRELVEKITRLGKPATHYVPDITGSGYAEQAAEDRARGADPFSSPEVGHDPARARALLAEAGYEVVREGDELRAKGFPPLEILYNTGEGHAQVAVAIQDMWKRHLGVSAALRSEEWRVMLKDLRDGNFQVIRLGWLADYNHPQTWLGTFLSQSPQNRSGWADAEFDKAVAEAAATADLGESIRRFRAAERRALDGMCRIPLYFEEKPTLVKPWVRGYIPNARNTQLIKWLWIDPDWQKGPAGEPPPVLELPPPGRLGGGQ; encoded by the coding sequence GTGCCCTCGCGCCGCTGCGGCGCGCTGCTGCTCGCAGCCCTCTCGTGCCCGCTCGCGGCCTGCGCGGGCGAGGCCGAGGGCTACGTCGGGACGACGGCGCGCGTCGGCAAGGACGTCACGACCTTCTACGTCAACAACGCCGACGAGCCGGAGTACCTCGATCCCGGCAAGGCCGCCGACACGGTGAGCATGACGCTGCTCCACCAGATGTTCGAGGGGCTGACCAGCTACGCGCCTGGCGATCTCCACGCGGCGCAGGGGGTCGCGACGCGCTGGGAGCGCAGCGACGACAACCGGTTCTTCCGGTTCCACCTGCGGCCGGAGGCGCGCTGGTCCGACGGCAAACCGGTGACGGCGCACGACTTCGAGTACGCGTGGAAGCGGGTGCTGCGCCCCTCCACGGCCTCGCTCGCCGCGACGAACCTGCACGTCCTGAAGAACGGCGAGCTGTTCAACCTGGGCAAGCTGAAGGCGCTGCGCGAGGACGCGACGCTGCGCCGCGCGCCTCGGCCCGACGCGCCGCCCGCGCTGTCGTTGCCGCGGGGCGCGTTCGTCGTCGTGCTCGGCCAGTCGCCCGCCCGGGTGACGTCGGCGGTGGCGCCCCTCGCGGCGCCGCCTCCCGGGGTGACCTCGGTGACGTACGCCGAGCCCGACGAGGCGACCGGCGTTGGCGAGCGGCTCTCGTTCGACGCGGCCGGCGCGGCCCCGCCGCCCGCGCCGCGCGACGCCACCCCTGGCGGCGGGTGGCGGGGCGCCGAGGTCGCCCTCCTCGCGGCCGGTCCGCCGGTCGCTTGCAACGGCGCGGCCGACCGCTGGTTCGAGATCGAGGGGCCAGCGGGCCGCGGCTTCCTCCCGGGCTGCCTGCTCGCCCCCGTGGACGCCGCCGCCTACGCGCTGGTCGCGCCCCACGCGGATCTCCCCACGTACGACCCCGCCGCGCCTCGGCGCGACGCGCCTCCTTCCGGCTCCGGCGGGGCGACCGGCTTCGTCGCCTCGTCGTCGCTCGTGGAGGACGACGCCGCCGTGGGCGTGCGGGCCCGCGACGACCTGACCCTCGACGTCGAGCTCGAGAAGCCGACCCCGTACTTCACCGATCTCACGAGCTTCGTCACCCTGTTCCCGGTGCGCCGCGACGTCGTCGAGCCGTTCGAGGCGCGCGGCGAGCCGGAGCTCTGGTTTCGCCCCGAGAACATCGTGGTCAACGGGCCTTATCGGCTCGACGAGTGGAAGTTCCGGTACGAGATCACGATGGACCGGAACCCTTTGTACTGGGGCCATGACGCGCTCCGGATCCACCGGATCGTCTGGATGGAGATCGCCCAGTACAACGCCACCCTGCAGCTCTACAAGGCGGGGGACATCGACTACCTGGGAGACAACTGCGAGCTCCCTTATGACCACCTCGGCTGGCTGTCCGGGAAGAAGGATCTCCGGCGCACCGAGTTCCTCTCCACGGTGTATTACGAGCTCAACACGAGGAAGCCGCCGGTCGACGATCCGCGCGTCCGGTGGGCGCTGAACCTCGCGATCGACAAGCGGGAGCTCGTCGAGAAGATCACGCGGCTCGGGAAGCCGGCGACCCACTACGTGCCCGACATCACCGGATCTGGCTATGCCGAGCAGGCGGCGGAGGACAGGGCGCGCGGCGCGGATCCGTTCTCGAGCCCCGAGGTCGGCCACGACCCGGCGCGCGCCCGCGCGCTGCTCGCCGAGGCGGGGTACGAGGTCGTCCGCGAGGGAGACGAGCTGCGGGCGAAGGGGTTTCCGCCGCTCGAGATCCTCTACAACACGGGGGAGGGGCACGCGCAGGTCGCCGTGGCCATCCAGGACATGTGGAAGCGCCACCTCGGGGTCTCCGCGGCGCTGCGGAGCGAGGAGTGGCGCGTGATGCTCAAGGACCTCCGTGACGGCAACTTCCAGGTGATCCGGCTGGGCTGGCTGGCCGACTACAACCATCCGCAGACGTGGCTCGGGACGTTCCTGTCCCAGAGCCCCCAGAACCGGAGCGGCTGGGCGGACGCGGAGTTCGACAAGGCGGTCGCCGAGGCGGCCGCGACGGCCGATCTCGGGGAGAGCATCCGGCGCTTCCGGGCGGCCGAGCGGCGGGCGCTCGACGGGATGTGCAGGATACCGCTCTACTTCGAGGAGAAGCCGACCCTGGTGAAGCCGTGGGTGAGGGGGTACATCCCCAACGCGCGGAACACGCAGCTCATCAAATGGCTCTGGATCGACCCGGACTGGCAGAAGGGGCCGGCCGGAGAGCCGCCGCCCGTGCTGGAGCTGCCGCCGCCGGGGCGGCTGGGCGGGGGGCAGTGA